Below is a window of Cytophagaceae bacterium DNA.
GGCGGGTGATAAACTGCATTGTGCCATATATGAATTTGAGGATGAAGAAGTTGCCACGGCTTTCGAAGCGGCCACCCAAAGAAATGCAGAAGTGATGATTGTGTATCATGCCAAAAACCAGGAAAGAAAAGAGAAGAATGAGCATACCCTGGACAAATATCACTTGATACCTAATCATGCAAAACCAAGAACTAAAATACAGAATATCAGTCACAATAAGTTTGTGGTTTTATTGAAGAATGGTTCACCAAAAGCAGTTTGGACCGGCACCTGCAATTTTACCTTCAACGGTTTTTACTTGCAGACCAATATGGCAACCGAAATCAGCCATCCCACCACAGCAGATGCATACAACAAATACTTTGAAATATTGGTGGGAGATCCTGATATGAAAGGACGAAACAATCCCGCCAAAGCATCTATTTCTGATTTGATTATGCAAACAGACGCTGCTTTGAATAATGAAGGTTGGAAAGTCAACTTTTCACCGATTTCCAAAAAACATTTGCTTGAAAAATCGGCTGACTTAATCAAACAGGCCAAAAGTGCGGTTTTGTTTTCGGCTCCTTTTGGATTGGATCAGGTGTTAGTAGATGAGTTAGGATTAAATGCTTCAAAAATAATTGAATATGGATTGGTTAATAACACTGCCAAAGCCAAAATCGAAAAATTACATTTTGCCAATACCCGGTTTTATACCCCTACCCGACTCGAGAAATATGCCGGCATTCCCTGGGATGCCAAGGCGTTTGGCAGTCATAAAATCCATACGAAATCACTGGTGATTGATCCCTGGAGTGCTGATAGCAAGTTGATTGTAGGCACAGGAAATTTTAGCGACGAAGCCTGCACCGATAACGATGAGAATTTCCTTATCATTGAAGGCAATCAGCGAATTTCGGCCATCATAGCCACCGAATTCATCAGAATGTGGGAACATTACAAAAACCGCTGGTTTATTAGTCAATTAAATACTGATCCGGCGAGTATCCCGCAATTAGACAAAACCGGAACCTGGTCTGACACCGCCTACAATGTAGCCAGCCGTAGCTATAAATTTAGAGAGAGGGAAGTATTTACGGGGAGGGAGTGAATACAATCAGGCTTTAGGAGCATCTTTCTTAACCTCTCTGATATACAAATCTTCCACTTTTTTGCGAGCCCATGGCGTTTTCCGAAGGAAAGTCAATGAAGAATTGATACTGGGGTCAATCCTGAAACAATTGATTTTGACTTGTGCATACATGGCGTTCCAGCCCATTTTTATGATTAAATACCTGAGAATGGCTTCCAGCGTCATGCCATGTAATGGATCCATTTAAATGATTTTTAAGAGTTTTTGGTAAAATAATGTCACCGCAATTGCGATTCCGAAGCTAAGCAATGTGCCTATCAAAATATATTCCGTAAGCCTTACTTCGTGGCTTTTGGTGAGGTCTCCAAACCGAAAAACCGACTTGGCTGCCAATAAAAACCCGACGCCTTCCCAATGGTTGAGCACTATGAAAACAAAAACCAGAATCCTTTCCATCATGCCTATGTATTTGCCTGCAGCATTGGTGGTTTCGTTTTCCTGTTTCCATCTTGACATCAACAACTTAATCACCACTGAAGCAATATAAGTAATTGATATAAAAGCAATTGAAAGAAGCAAGTATTTCTTTTGGAGTAAAATCATGTAATCTATCCTGAATTCAAAATAGATTTTTGCTACAAAAAATATTACGAGCAGGTGTAAAAGCTGATCAATAATGAAGAGTTTCCTGGGCTCCATTTTTCCCTGAAAATACAGTTTCGCCCAGTCAATGAGGAAATGAGACAAGGGAATGATTAAGAATACCGCCCAATATCTTAATTCAAATTGCAGAAGTACCCACAACAAAGCGGCATGTATCACCACATGAAAATACAGATATTTTGACTTGTGCTTTTTGCGGTTTTTATCTGCCACCCACTTGTCGGGTTGAAACATAAAATCACCCAAAATATGAGCCAGAATGAGTTTCAGAACAAATTCAGTCATAAGCTATGGATTTTGAGTTTATAGTAGTCCAATACCTTTTGTATTTCATCGTATCCTGCTCTTTTCAGGCCTTCACTTATCGTACTCTGGCCATCTTTCCCGATTTTTTTTGCTATTTCCATTTGATTGGCTTCCGGGTGCTCCAGTTTCAATTTGACCAGCTTCGCTGAGGTTTCTGTCCATCTTTCCATGGTCAAAGTCACCAACGATAGCATCACATTCAGTGCAGTATCAAGGTCTTTATTGGGAGTTTTTATGGCCAAAGTTTGTTTTTTCAGTTCATCAAAACATGCTCCTGAGTTTAGAAAAGCCGTTCCGTTGGATTCCGTGATTTTGGCACTGCGATAGGTCACTTCTCCCAGCCCAATAGCCAGTCTCACGTCCAGGCCCGCCCATTGTTTTATCTCGGCTTTGATTCTGATAGCAGCTTCCAGGGCATCCGTGTTTGCAGTATTTAATTGAAAGCTATCGCCACGGTAAATCTCCCAGTTTTTGGGTTCTTTGCCGTATCTTTTCAACACAGACTTCAAGGCAGGCAGCCAGTCGTCAGGACTTACTTTCCTCGAATTTATGATATCGCCTGTTATAATTGCTTCCATTTTTGTTTAAAAAACATTCAAATATAAACAACAGATATTGTTTTTCCAAAAATATCGTCTAATTAACCGATATTCTTAATTATCGGTTCC
It encodes the following:
- a CDS encoding transcriptional regulator translates to MEAIITGDIINSRKVSPDDWLPALKSVLKRYGKEPKNWEIYRGDSFQLNTANTDALEAAIRIKAEIKQWAGLDVRLAIGLGEVTYRSAKITESNGTAFLNSGACFDELKKQTLAIKTPNKDLDTALNVMLSLVTLTMERWTETSAKLVKLKLEHPEANQMEIAKKIGKDGQSTISEGLKRAGYDEIQKVLDYYKLKIHSL
- a CDS encoding DUF3307 domain-containing protein gives rise to the protein MTEFVLKLILAHILGDFMFQPDKWVADKNRKKHKSKYLYFHVVIHAALLWVLLQFELRYWAVFLIIPLSHFLIDWAKLYFQGKMEPRKLFIIDQLLHLLVIFFVAKIYFEFRIDYMILLQKKYLLLSIAFISITYIASVVIKLLMSRWKQENETTNAAGKYIGMMERILVFVFIVLNHWEGVGFLLAAKSVFRFGDLTKSHEVRLTEYILIGTLLSFGIAIAVTLFYQKLLKII
- a CDS encoding DUF2132 domain-containing protein; its protein translation is MDPLHGMTLEAILRYLIIKMGWNAMYAQVKINCFRIDPSINSSLTFLRKTPWARKKVEDLYIREVKKDAPKA